One Microbacterium esteraromaticum genomic window carries:
- a CDS encoding ABC transporter substrate-binding protein, which yields MKVAPSTHRAAAAGAMLMTASLLLAACAGGGPGKPNEDGGAADPDAGMVFGITADVAQTLPWKTTSEQSFQVLSQIYSPLLSTDKDSVIIGNLADLPEISDDNLTYTFTLKEGLKFSDGSALDSEDVKYTYDLIMNPESAASSSSFFASVESIEAPSPTSVVITLKHPDASFLSGINGVNTGIVPSDVDIETLQTTPIGSGPYKWAKRVANESITLERNDDFFLGTPGVAELEFRIIPESQAMVSALKTEQVDVAIFDNPVTAKTAASNATKTEEVGSLQYHVLQMRAASPVLADVNKRLAIQCAISRQEVIDSAALGAGEVTGPITAPEFRSDVTAQPCPDQDLDKAKEYLKKAGTPDGFDLTIITSQGLYSTAVDEAQTVQAQLALVGIKVKVETLDSSAYVDRWLEGDFDAAIAANGGGTDPHTGYARYFTSTGSFNNVAGYSSPELDALFAEGIATTDKVERKAVYTELSGYLVDKAVWAWLFTPKKFIVLNTGVNDYEARIDASLAGLWKANVSK from the coding sequence ATGAAGGTCGCACCCTCCACACACAGAGCCGCAGCCGCCGGCGCGATGCTGATGACAGCGTCGCTGCTGCTCGCCGCGTGCGCCGGCGGCGGACCCGGCAAGCCGAACGAAGACGGCGGTGCCGCAGACCCAGACGCGGGGATGGTCTTCGGGATCACGGCCGACGTGGCGCAGACCCTGCCGTGGAAGACGACGTCCGAGCAGTCGTTCCAGGTGCTCTCGCAGATCTACAGTCCGTTGCTCAGCACCGACAAGGACAGCGTGATCATCGGCAATCTCGCCGATCTCCCGGAGATCTCGGACGACAACCTGACCTACACCTTCACATTGAAGGAGGGGCTGAAGTTCAGCGACGGCTCCGCTCTCGATTCAGAAGATGTGAAGTACACGTACGACCTCATCATGAATCCGGAATCGGCCGCGAGCTCCTCCTCGTTCTTCGCCTCTGTCGAGTCGATCGAGGCACCGTCGCCGACATCGGTCGTCATCACGCTGAAGCACCCGGATGCCTCATTCCTCTCCGGTATCAACGGGGTGAACACCGGCATCGTCCCGTCCGACGTCGACATCGAGACGCTGCAGACCACGCCCATCGGCTCCGGCCCCTACAAGTGGGCGAAGCGCGTCGCGAACGAATCGATCACCCTCGAGCGCAATGACGACTTCTTCCTCGGCACGCCGGGTGTCGCCGAGCTCGAGTTCCGCATCATCCCGGAGAGCCAGGCCATGGTCTCCGCTCTGAAGACCGAACAGGTCGACGTCGCGATCTTCGACAACCCGGTCACCGCGAAGACCGCGGCGTCGAACGCCACGAAGACGGAGGAGGTGGGCTCGCTGCAGTACCACGTGCTGCAGATGCGCGCCGCATCGCCGGTCCTCGCCGATGTGAACAAGCGTCTCGCGATCCAGTGCGCCATCTCGCGCCAGGAGGTGATCGACTCCGCCGCGCTCGGCGCCGGAGAGGTCACCGGGCCGATCACCGCGCCGGAGTTCCGCTCGGACGTCACCGCGCAGCCGTGCCCCGACCAGGACCTCGACAAGGCGAAGGAGTATCTGAAGAAGGCGGGCACCCCCGACGGCTTCGATCTCACCATCATCACCTCACAGGGTCTGTACTCCACGGCCGTCGACGAGGCCCAGACCGTGCAGGCTCAGCTCGCGCTGGTCGGCATCAAGGTGAAGGTCGAGACTCTCGACTCGAGCGCCTACGTGGACCGGTGGCTCGAAGGTGACTTCGACGCGGCGATCGCGGCGAACGGCGGCGGCACCGACCCGCACACCGGATACGCGCGCTACTTCACCTCGACGGGGAGCTTCAACAACGTCGCGGGGTACAGCTCGCCCGAACTCGACGCGCTGTTCGCGGAGGGAATCGCCACGACCGACAAGGTCGAGCGCAAGGCCGTCTACACGGAGCTCTCGGGATACCTCGTCGACAAGGCGGTGTGGGCGTGGCTCTTCACCCCGAAGAAGTTCATCGTGCTGAACACCGGAGTCAACGACTACGAGGCACGCATCGACGCCAGCCTCGCCGGTCTGTGGAAGGCGAACGTCTCGAAGTAG